A window from Ignavibacteriota bacterium encodes these proteins:
- a CDS encoding aminotransferase class I/II-fold pyridoxal phosphate-dependent enzyme, whose product MQIIGKPKIKLRSEAHDYINLFTSLGERAENFMPNETLNLLKTFVRICFEEPIDPAKQIAEIDKYFLELKESIPGYSDVSLMIFPHEDSKAFQYREKKQNFENKLKYFIDTEAVDSKTKEQTTNILNSHDFSIGTPPVTEAHLDLMYKMVLGDDVTELRKFRDVIGIVGDIEEAQWNYFMDVLEQMIIQSSHYTTNAEKQDFLSRTFLTVNFKGLDGFIKTVVGGSSDTVVELLSEEIFNKNDVKVIEFKNADDLYKQIESDRTSIFIVKIENMRKNIFNNIKWFPYLTRIVLVDDSPESKSTNTSLVFAFHNKIINTLNKVHTKKLGALANSQLNLRLILDKVNDENLEKFRICAEQKIADYDKELLLFKLEQLGETENLLKNLNLYKFNNFVKQIIKDKYSLTKLKDFIILVQNCKNPKSLQKINKSLIAEFESRTKAYFYSNIEQVNIATIIEGGGRGQIRTYGSYLLQRKLKSIDPKIIQKCKTIIDITPDNYQRTLKNHFHKNFGLNLFLEKYKEYITKVQNESDNTGRFYNLLIDLGIKEAYDSKSESEKEIIKEFISNLSNLEITSVADDVQMIIRDILSDRVLMPYILFNQEASWEYKDLFPEDRFDINPFDLEIGLDESGRIDFDRLHQRLNRMKNNFQLFDDTGSLWDRFCENLTIIINDPSNPSGYTDFNNVSLIKFLKFLNNSKITLLLDEAYSDSVKIEDPKEPKWRTISRYIMNNISAMGNISAVSSLSTTKNLGATGSRLGSLIATPVRKDVIDFAKEQNGIEKGNTNSLYILVNTLETAQLAKKIKDRMERELPKEASRYKIKARIEKYIIDEIESFNDKKETANQSKTAKRFSPFEGSPLHLFLLDELTSLDKLDVLDLPDDFKYKGEPFFSYYQKHLVSEINKFRVNKNFGAESLKRLKLSKEVANSILNETENQFAEILPSDGSYLFNLKLKENFFYQDLEKFTKRLAQERGIAVIPYQTGFLRFSIGDYVHGSDKSYDVFKKEFENALRIVLKYLGIFKSEKAKSENSEKRTDDILDEIFSTSTDKDFIKNVLNDFEIIKNIKKQKKNSLTISNIMTLYHAFPKDCGVTINSLNKSQNSVIEFYDNIGECRDLSSFIKSKAFSKIYENLLPQIYKSIPQIKNLDFNTVINKFGKPAIQKYIDNKMDYKPNYHVLDDPEEIIIMKEILIELERILFSDSKVKIMALNASDDFSADVAKLEGTNIVLRKFIRELLLHFNLPFEQEAIEPNFEQLMKTSIEKFEEVVGFSVNEFNLKQYANIFLDKVLKNLDVNLFNGKLEGIIHKTLLDKVLSENNSITEKLLYFYLLKKDENFFIKLNSKVKLLTSKLSEKGKGEVKLFTEEFIFEIITSEIISIIDEIYRYKNEKVTQDKLHQVARDIILFFVKIINKTRSTEYYDKYTHTLIKFVETQYRQQNSSINEMIQHGITLHKNYDFGNKTLNSFDDGSLKWIEEVMKKCGVIASEQPVQTHTRIVTDAKKREYAMHKVDRDNENTEERKYEDLNEYIKKLDTKPSAVFFKNRISKFVENMDADDYRCKIIKHGFVKVLYVIQKSYIKYLTDNHRLITADEVSLSDLKDFIPDVILFYGAPEKVISYPQIGYFNIKGPNGNIKTLVTPLKMKTDYFGNIKKPWLTMMNEKVKEMGGMPVHGSLFAVEEEDGSLFVIQVDGDSGVGKSEMLAAMMLKWLKKDLPGIRSIKLIAGDMFYVFPDVDGNLYGIGTEEGDFSRVTDFDPDFIKYYNSLFESAADSNVEDLNSRSTISGLCDIKMPYKIDIMLTASNFGRQEAGITVYKNPENFLLYRHSHGERKEKATSSDNPNFQRTLLRYTNDKNVVEVMDKHGNYLDDVLDWEFDEFTGKYYLCSSYKLIEKIDIEEAVNKIFNKKIFKHSDSFKYKIDSVKFDIIKNRFIANCIDIKSEESNSKEILIDRAIFSSFFNSLASTPAGQPFIAEEGQYEMKKHLVNILKGGEKEKGAGRHIRFGILSTDLGRKGKEITGPQAAAQDMVKMIQEVRISKPEINKNKNYVRNIVKEKYSHIFSDEKQNAEVNRYNFFLYQLEQMRKAQFVRIDNEKVPVDLTSLKGFCPVEKHKEFSPLLVTPNINVELNGYTETYEQLMDLPNNQNFANEFYKDCDKLYIAEGYNKSTIENNMILQLLFINGYINLEDITRGRITEKVNRETLAAAKFAVVRKLNEIKK is encoded by the coding sequence GAATTGTTGGCGATATTGAAGAAGCACAATGGAATTATTTTATGGATGTGCTTGAACAAATGATAATTCAAAGTTCACACTATACAACAAATGCCGAAAAACAAGATTTCCTAAGCAGAACTTTTCTAACTGTAAATTTTAAAGGCTTGGACGGATTCATCAAAACTGTTGTCGGCGGAAGTTCTGACACAGTTGTTGAATTGCTTTCCGAAGAAATTTTCAATAAAAATGATGTAAAAGTTATAGAATTTAAAAATGCTGATGATTTATATAAACAAATTGAATCAGATAGAACAAGCATTTTTATTGTAAAAATTGAAAATATGAGAAAAAATATTTTCAATAATATTAAATGGTTTCCTTATTTAACAAGAATTGTTTTGGTGGATGATTCGCCGGAATCTAAAAGTACAAACACATCTTTGGTTTTTGCATTTCACAATAAAATTATAAATACGTTAAACAAAGTTCATACAAAAAAATTGGGAGCTTTGGCGAATAGCCAGTTAAATCTCCGCTTAATTTTAGATAAAGTAAATGATGAAAATTTAGAAAAATTCAGAATTTGCGCTGAACAGAAAATTGCAGATTATGATAAAGAATTGCTTTTATTTAAATTAGAGCAATTGGGTGAAACTGAAAATCTTCTAAAAAATTTAAACTTATATAAATTCAATAATTTTGTTAAACAAATTATTAAGGATAAATATTCATTAACAAAATTAAAAGATTTTATCATTCTTGTTCAAAATTGTAAAAATCCGAAATCGCTCCAGAAAATTAATAAATCTTTAATTGCTGAGTTTGAATCAAGAACCAAAGCCTATTTCTATTCAAATATTGAACAAGTAAATATTGCAACAATAATTGAAGGCGGCGGTCGCGGACAAATTAGAACTTACGGAAGTTATTTACTTCAAAGAAAGTTAAAATCAATTGATCCGAAAATTATTCAAAAGTGCAAAACAATTATAGATATTACTCCGGATAACTATCAGCGAACTTTAAAAAATCATTTTCACAAAAATTTTGGATTGAATTTATTTTTAGAAAAGTATAAAGAATATATTACAAAAGTTCAAAATGAATCTGACAACACCGGAAGATTTTACAATTTATTAATTGATTTAGGAATTAAGGAAGCTTACGATAGCAAATCGGAATCGGAAAAAGAAATTATCAAAGAATTTATTAGCAACTTAAGCAATTTGGAAATTACTTCCGTTGCAGATGATGTTCAAATGATAATTAGAGATATTTTATCAGATCGAGTATTAATGCCCTATATTTTATTCAATCAAGAAGCTTCGTGGGAATATAAAGATTTATTTCCCGAAGATAGATTTGATATAAATCCCTTTGATTTGGAAATTGGTTTGGATGAATCTGGCAGAATTGATTTTGATAGACTTCACCAAAGATTAAATAGGATGAAAAATAACTTCCAACTTTTTGATGATACCGGAAGTTTATGGGATAGATTTTGCGAAAATTTAACTATTATAATTAATGATCCTTCAAACCCAAGCGGATATACGGATTTTAATAATGTTTCATTAATTAAGTTTTTGAAATTCTTAAACAACAGCAAAATTACATTATTGTTAGATGAAGCTTACAGTGATTCGGTGAAAATTGAAGATCCGAAAGAACCGAAGTGGAGAACAATTTCCAGATATATTATGAATAATATTTCCGCAATGGGAAATATTAGTGCAGTTTCGTCTTTATCAACCACAAAAAATTTAGGCGCAACCGGAAGTAGATTAGGTTCATTAATTGCAACGCCCGTAAGAAAAGATGTTATTGATTTTGCAAAAGAGCAAAATGGAATTGAAAAAGGAAATACAAATTCACTTTATATTCTTGTAAATACTTTGGAAACTGCTCAGCTTGCGAAAAAGATAAAAGATAGAATGGAACGAGAACTTCCGAAAGAAGCATCTAGATATAAAATTAAAGCAAGAATTGAAAAATATATTATTGATGAAATTGAAAGTTTTAACGATAAAAAAGAAACGGCAAATCAAAGTAAAACTGCGAAAAGATTTTCGCCGTTTGAAGGAAGTCCGCTACACCTATTTTTATTGGATGAACTCACATCGCTTGATAAATTAGATGTTTTAGATTTGCCGGATGACTTTAAATACAAAGGCGAACCGTTTTTCAGTTATTATCAAAAACATCTTGTTTCGGAAATAAATAAATTCAGAGTTAATAAAAATTTTGGCGCGGAATCTCTAAAAAGATTAAAACTTTCTAAGGAAGTAGCTAATTCAATACTTAACGAAACTGAAAATCAATTTGCAGAAATTCTTCCTTCCGATGGTTCTTATTTATTTAATTTAAAATTGAAAGAAAACTTTTTCTATCAAGATTTGGAAAAGTTTACAAAACGTTTGGCACAAGAAAGAGGAATTGCAGTAATTCCATATCAAACCGGATTCTTAAGATTTTCAATTGGTGATTATGTTCACGGCTCTGATAAAAGTTATGATGTATTTAAAAAAGAATTTGAAAATGCTTTAAGAATTGTATTAAAATATTTAGGAATATTTAAAAGTGAAAAAGCCAAATCAGAAAATTCAGAAAAAAGAACCGATGATATTTTAGATGAAATTTTCTCAACATCAACCGATAAAGATTTCATTAAAAATGTTCTCAATGATTTTGAAATAATTAAAAATATCAAAAAGCAAAAGAAGAACAGTTTAACGATCAGCAATATAATGACTCTATATCATGCATTTCCAAAAGATTGCGGCGTTACAATTAATTCATTGAACAAATCACAAAATTCCGTAATTGAATTTTATGATAACATTGGTGAGTGCAGAGATTTAAGTAGTTTTATAAAGAGTAAAGCATTCTCAAAAATTTATGAAAATCTTTTACCTCAGATTTATAAGTCAATTCCCCAAATAAAAAATTTAGATTTCAACACTGTGATAAATAAATTCGGAAAGCCAGCAATTCAAAAGTATATTGATAACAAAATGGATTACAAACCAAATTATCATGTACTTGATGATCCCGAAGAAATTATCATTATGAAAGAAATTCTTATTGAATTGGAAAGAATTTTATTCTCCGATTCAAAAGTAAAAATTATGGCTTTAAATGCTTCGGATGATTTTTCTGCCGATGTAGCAAAGCTTGAAGGAACAAATATTGTTTTACGAAAATTTATTCGTGAACTTCTTTTACATTTTAATTTACCTTTTGAACAAGAAGCAATAGAACCCAATTTTGAACAATTAATGAAAACTTCCATCGAAAAGTTTGAGGAAGTTGTTGGATTTTCTGTTAATGAATTTAATTTAAAACAATACGCAAATATATTTTTAGATAAAGTTTTAAAAAATCTAGATGTAAATTTATTTAATGGAAAATTGGAAGGGATAATTCACAAAACACTTTTGGATAAAGTACTTTCCGAAAATAATTCAATCACCGAAAAACTTTTATATTTTTATTTACTTAAAAAGGATGAAAACTTTTTTATTAAATTAAATTCCAAGGTAAAATTATTAACTTCAAAACTTTCCGAAAAAGGAAAAGGCGAAGTAAAATTATTTACAGAAGAATTTATATTTGAAATTATTACTTCTGAGATAATTTCTATAATTGATGAAATTTACAGATACAAAAATGAAAAAGTTACACAAGATAAACTTCACCAAGTCGCAAGAGACATTATTTTATTTTTTGTAAAAATTATAAACAAAACTCGCTCAACCGAGTATTATGATAAATATACTCATACATTAATTAAGTTTGTAGAAACCCAATACAGACAACAAAATTCCAGCATTAACGAAATGATTCAGCATGGAATTACACTTCATAAAAATTATGATTTCGGTAATAAGACTTTAAATTCATTTGATGATGGTTCGTTAAAATGGATTGAAGAAGTTATGAAGAAATGCGGAGTAATTGCATCAGAGCAGCCGGTTCAAACTCATACACGCATTGTAACCGATGCCAAAAAACGCGAATATGCAATGCACAAAGTCGATCGCGATAATGAAAATACCGAAGAAAGAAAATATGAAGATTTAAATGAATACATAAAAAAATTAGACACAAAACCTTCTGCTGTTTTCTTTAAAAATCGTATATCTAAATTTGTTGAAAATATGGATGCAGATGATTACAGATGCAAAATTATTAAACATGGTTTTGTAAAAGTTCTATATGTAATTCAAAAATCATATATAAAATATTTGACTGATAATCATCGTTTAATAACTGCTGATGAAGTTAGTTTAAGTGATTTAAAAGATTTTATTCCCGATGTAATTTTATTTTATGGCGCTCCCGAAAAGGTAATTTCATATCCGCAGATTGGTTATTTCAATATTAAGGGACCAAATGGAAATATTAAAACTTTAGTAACGCCGCTAAAAATGAAAACCGATTATTTCGGAAATATTAAAAAACCTTGGCTTACAATGATGAATGAAAAAGTTAAGGAAATGGGCGGAATGCCGGTTCATGGTTCATTATTTGCTGTTGAAGAAGAAGACGGAAGTTTGTTTGTAATTCAAGTTGATGGCGATAGCGGAGTTGGAAAATCAGAAATGCTTGCGGCAATGATGTTAAAATGGCTGAAAAAAGATTTGCCCGGAATTCGCTCAATTAAATTAATTGCCGGTGATATGTTTTACGTATTTCCGGATGTTGACGGAAATCTTTATGGAATTGGAACTGAAGAAGGAGATTTTTCACGTGTAACAGATTTTGATCCCGATTTTATTAAATATTACAATTCTCTTTTTGAAAGTGCTGCAGATAGTAACGTTGAAGATTTAAATTCGAGAAGTACAATTAGCGGACTATGTGATATTAAAATGCCGTACAAAATTGATATCATGTTAACCGCAAGTAATTTCGGTCGACAAGAAGCTGGTATTACGGTTTATAAAAATCCCGAAAACTTTTTATTGTACAGACATTCACACGGCGAAAGAAAAGAGAAAGCAACAAGTTCGGATAATCCTAATTTCCAACGTACTTTGCTACGATACACAAATGATAAAAATGTGGTTGAAGTAATGGATAAACATGGAAATTATCTTGATGATGTTCTTGATTGGGAATTTGATGAATTTACAGGAAAATATTATTTATGTTCATCATACAAATTGATTGAAAAAATTGATATTGAAGAAGCTGTAAATAAAATTTTCAATAAAAAAATATTCAAACATTCTGATAGTTTTAAATATAAAATTGATTCTGTAAAATTTGATATAATCAAAAACAGATTTATTGCAAATTGTATTGATATAAAATCTGAAGAATCTAATTCAAAAGAAATTCTTATAGATCGAGCAATATTTAGTAGCTTCTTCAATTCTCTTGCAAGCACACCAGCTGGTCAACCTTTCATTGCCGAAGAAGGTCAATACGAAATGAAGAAACATTTAGTTAATATTTTGAAAGGCGGCGAAAAAGAAAAAGGTGCTGGAAGACATATTCGTTTCGGAATATTATCAACCGATCTTGGAAGAAAAGGAAAAGAAATTACCGGACCGCAAGCAGCTGCACAAGATATGGTTAAAATGATTCAAGAAGTTAGAATTTCTAAACCGGAAATTAATAAAAATAAAAATTACGTTAGAAATATTGTTAAAGAAAAATACTCTCATATATTCTCTGATGAAAAACAAAATGCTGAGGTTAATAGATATAACTTTTTCCTTTACCAACTTGAGCAAATGCGTAAAGCTCAATTTGTTAGAATTGATAATGAAAAAGTACCCGTTGATTTAACTTCGCTAAAGGGATTTTGTCCGGTTGAAAAACATAAAGAGTTTTCTCCACTTTTGGTAACACCAAATATTAATGTTGAACTTAACGGTTATACCGAAACCTATGAACAGCTTATGGATTTACCTAACAATCAAAATTTTGCTAATGAATTTTATAAAGATTGCGATAAACTTTATATTGCCGAAGGATATAATAAATCAACAATTGAAAATAATATGATTCTTCAATTATTGTTCATAAATGGTTATATAAATTTAGAAGATATTACGCGCGGTAGAATTACAGAAAAAGTTAATCGCGAAACTTTAGCCGCAGCAAAATTTGCAGTTGTTAGAAAGTTGAATGAAATAAAGAAATAG